The Budorcas taxicolor isolate Tak-1 chromosome 5, Takin1.1, whole genome shotgun sequence genome includes a window with the following:
- the LOC128048121 gene encoding olfactory receptor 10AD1 → MVDTRNGSTVTEFILVGFEQSSPSTRALLFALFLALYSLAMAMNGLIIFITWTDPRLNSPMYFFLGHLSFLDICFITTTIPQMLIHLVIKNHTLTFASCLTQMYLVFGVGVAECILLAFMAYDRYVAICHPLSYAKIMSRQVCVSLVSTAWSFGFINGILLDYMTFRGPFCRDNHIENFFCEAPIVIALSCGDPQFSLKVIFADAIVVLLSPMVLIVISYARILASILGRNSSGRGKTFSTCASHLTVVIFFYTSAMFSYMNPRSTHGPDKDKPFSLLYTIITPMCNPVIYSFRNKEMKGAMVRALGRSSLSQAESV, encoded by the coding sequence ATGGTAGACACAAGGAATGGCAGCACCGTGACAGAGTTTATCCTCGTGGGCTTTGAGCAGAGCTCCCCATCCACTCGGGCATTGCTCTTTGCCCTCTTCCTAGCCCTCTACAGCCTTGCCATGGCCATGAATGGCCTCATCATCTTCATCACCTGGACAGACCCCAGGCTCAACagccccatgtacttcttccttggCCACCTGTCCTTCCTGGATATCtgcttcatcaccaccaccatcccacaGATGCTGATCcacttagtgataaagaatcacaCTCTCACCTTTGCCTCTTGTTTAACCCAGATGTATCTGGTTTTTGGTGTGGGTGTGGCTGAGTGCATCCTCTTGGCTTTCATGGCCTATGATCGTTATGTTGCCATCTGCCACCCACTTAGCTATGCCAAGATCATGAGCCGGCAGGTCTGTGTGAGCCTGGTGAGTACAGCCTGGTCCTTTGGGTTCATCAATGGCATCCTTCTTGACTACATGACATTTCGTGGTCCCTTCTGCAGAGACAACCACATAGAAAACTTCTTCTGTGAGGCCCCCATAGTGATTGCTCTCTCCTGTGGAGACCCCCAGTTCAGTCTGAAAGTCATCTTTGCCGATGCCATTGTGGTGCTGCTCAGCCCCATGGTGCTCATTGTCATCTCCTATGCCCGCATCCTGGCCTCCATCCTGGGCAGGAACTCCTCTGGTCGAGGCAAGACCTTCTCTACTTGTGCCTCCCATCTGACCGTGGTCATCTTTTTCTACACCTCAGCCATGTTCTCTTACATGAACCCCCGCAGCACACACGGTCCTGACAAAGACaagcccttctccctcctctacACCATCATCACCCCCATGTGCAACCCCGTCATCTACAGTTTCcgaaacaaagaaatgaagggGGCCATGGTGAGAGCCCTTGGGAGGAGCAGCCTTTCCCAGGCAGAGTCTGTGTAG
- the LOC128048122 gene encoding olfactory receptor 10AD1-like gives MESREKFNRSGSTPVDLRNGSTVTEFILVGFEQSSSSTWALLFALFLALYSLAMAMNGLIIFITWTDPRLNSPMDFFPGHLSFLDVCFITTTIPHMPVHLTVQNRIASFVITTTQMHLAFSVGVAECILSAFMAHDRYVAICLLLSYAQIMSRQVCVSLVSTAWSFGLINGILLDYMTFRGPFCRDNHIENFFREAPIVIALSCGDPQFSLKVIFADAIVVLLSPIVLIVISYAHILASILGRNSSSGRGKTFSTCASHLTVVIFFYTSAMFSYMNPRSTHGPDKDKPFSLLYTIITPMCNPVIYSFQNKEMKGAMVRALGRSSLSQAESV, from the exons ATGGAGAGCAGAGAGAAGTTCAACCGCAG TGGATCCACACCAGTGGACCTAAGGAATGGCAGCACCGTGACTGAGTTTATCCTCGTGGGCTTTGAGCAGAGCTCCTCTTCCACTTGGGCATTGCTCTTTGCCCTCTTCCTAGCCCTCTACAGCCTTGCCATGGCCATGAATGGCCTCATCATCTTCATCACCTGGACAGACCCCAGGCTCAACAGCCCCATGGACTTCTTCCCTGGCCACCTGTCCTTCCTGGATGTCtgcttcatcaccaccaccatcccacaCATGCCGGTCCACCTGACAGTGCAGAACCgtattgcctcctttgtcatcaccaccacc CAGATGCACTTGGCCTTCTCGGTGGGTGTGGCCGAGTGCATCCTCTCGGCTTTCATGGCCCATGACCGTTATGTTGCCATCTGCCTCCTACTTAGCTATGCCCAGATCATGAGCCGGCAGGTCTGTGTGAGCCTGGTGAGTACAGCCTGGTCCTTTGGGCTGATCAATGGCATCCTTCTTGACTACATGACATTTCGTGGTCCCTTCTGCAGAGACAACCACATAGAAAACTTCTTCCGTGAGGCCCCCATAGTGATTGCTCTCTCCTGTGGAGACCCCCAGTTCAGTCTGAAAGTCATCTTTGCCGATGCCATTGTGGTGCTGCTCAGCCCCATAGTGCTCATTGTCATCTCCTATGCCCACATCCTGGCCTCCATCCTGGGCAGGAACTCCTCCTCTGGTCGAGGCAAGACCTTCTCTACTTGTGCCTCCCATCTGACGGTGGTCATCTTTTTCTACACCTCAGCCATGTTCTCTTACATGAACCCCCGCAGCACACACGGTCCTGACAAAGACaagcccttctccctcctctacACCATCATCACCCCCATGTGCAACCCCGTCATCTACAGTttccaaaacaaagaaatgaagggGGCCATGGTGAGGGCCCTTGGGAGGAGCAGCCTTTCCCAGGCAGAGTCTGTCTAG